A section of the Trichomycterus rosablanca isolate fTriRos1 chromosome 6, fTriRos1.hap1, whole genome shotgun sequence genome encodes:
- the dph3 gene encoding DPH3 homolog, translating into MSVFHDEVEIEDFEYDEETETYYFPCPCGDRFAITKEDLENGEEVATCPSCSLIVKVIYDKEQFMCGEVIEAPTATETKLEVAQR; encoded by the exons ATGTCGGTTTTTCACGACGAGGTTGAAATCGAAGACTTTGAGTACGACGAAGAAACAGAAACATATTATTTTCCCTGTCCGTGTGGAGACAGATTCGCGATCACAAAG GAGGATTTGGAAAATGGAGAAGAGGTTGCTACCTGTCCCAGCTGTTCTCTGATTGTCAAAGTTATTTATGATAAG GAGCAGTTTATGTGTGGGGAAGTTATTGAAGCCCCGACTGCAACAGAAACTAAGCTGGAGGTGGCTCAGAGATGA